One Oryza glaberrima chromosome 10, OglaRS2, whole genome shotgun sequence DNA segment encodes these proteins:
- the LOC127752859 gene encoding protein CURVATURE THYLAKOID 1B, chloroplastic-like: protein MAPTVATTTPAAAAATTAAAAEVKPAKRSVGLGLPALPPLLPGLASHGQPRVASFCKRLARNVVAMAAGEAPAAPLAANAEITEFINALKQEWDRIEDKYAVTTLAVAASLGMWSAGGVVSAIDRLPIVPGLMEAVGIGYSGWFAYRNLLFKPDREAFFAKVREVYEDIISG from the exons ATGGCACCGACCGTCGCGACCAccaccccggccgccgcggcggcgacgacggcggcggcggccgaggtgaaGCCGGCGAAGCGCTCcgtcggcctcggcctcccCGCGCTTCCGCCATTATTGCCCGGCCTCGCCTCCCACGGCCAGCCCCGTGTCGCGTCCTTCT GCAAGAGGCTGGCGAGGAacgtggtggccatggcggcgggggaggcgccggcggcgccgctcgccgccaacGCGGAGATCACCGAGTTCATCAATGCCCTCAAACAAGAG TGGGACAGGATTGAGGACAAGTACGCGGTGACGACGCTGGCGGTCGCTGCGTCGCTCGGGATGTGGAGCGCCGGCGGAGTTGTATCG GCAATTGACAGGCTTCCTATCGTTCCTGGTCTCATGGAAGCTGTTGGCATTGGCTACAGCGGG TGGTTTGCATACCGGAACCTGCTGTTCAAGCCTGACAG GGAAGCTTTCTTTGCAAAGGTTAGGGAGGTCTACGAGGATATAATCAGCGGTTAA
- the LOC127753221 gene encoding peroxidase 5-like: MAMKRGATAALWLVAAVAGMLLHADAQTLVYKYYAQKCPAAESIVFDEVQKAWNADRSMPASLLRLHFHDCFVNGCDGSVLLEASDGQAEKNAQPNLSLRGYDVVDRVKARLEATCKQTVSCADILAYAARDSVRVMTGGYKYEVPGGRPDGTVSRASMTGDLPPPKQRNVDQLARYFTSKGLTVDDMVVLSGAHTLGVARCGTFGYRLTSDGDKGMDAAFRNALRKQCNYNSNNVAALDAGSEYGFDTSYYANVLANRTVLESDAALNSPRTLARVTQLRGNQALFTSSFAAAMVKMGGLRGGYAGKVRDNCRRVRT; encoded by the exons ATGGCGATGAAGAGGGGAGCCACGGCCGCGCTGTggctggtcgccgccgtcgccggcatgCTCCTGCACGCCGACGCGCAGACGCTCGTGTACAAGTACTACGCCCAGAAGTGCCCCGCCGCCGAGTCCATCGTGTTCGACGAGGTCCAGAAGGCGTGGAACGCCGACCGGAGCATGCCGGccagcctcctccgcctccacttccacgactgcttcgtcaac GGTTGCGACGGGTCGGTGTTGCTGGAGGCGAGCGACGGGCAGGCGGAGAAGAACGCGCAGCCGAACCTGAGCCTGCGAGGCTACGACGTCGTCGACAGGGTGAAGGCGAGGTTGGAGGCGACGTGCAAGCAGACGGTGTCGtgcgccgacatcctcgccTACGCCGCCCGCGACAGCGTCAGGGTCATG ACCGGCGGCTACAAGTACGAGGTGCCCGGCGGGAGGCCGGACGGGACGGTGTCGCGGGCGAGCATGACCGgcgacctcccgccgccgaaGCAGCGGAACGTGGACCAGCTGGCGCGGTACTTCACCAGCAAGGGCCTGACCGTGGACGACATGGTGGTGCTCTCCGGCGCGCACACGCTCGGCGTCGCCAGGTGCGGCACGTTCGGGTACAGGCtgacgagcgacggcgacaaGGGCATGGACGCCGCGTTCCGGAACGCGCTGAGGAAGCAGTGCAACTACAACTCCAACAACGTCGCCGCCCTCGACGCCGGCAGCGAGTACGGCTTCGACACCAGCTACTACGCCAACGTGCTCGCCAACCGCACCGTGCTCGAGTCCGACGCCGCGCTCAACTCGCCCAGGACCTTGGCGAGGGTCACCCAGCTCAGGGGCAACCAGGCGCTGTTCACGagcagcttcgccgccgccatggtcaaGATGggcggcctccgcggcggcTACGCCGGCAAGGTCCGCGACAACTGCCGGCGGGTCAGGACATGA